In one window of Microtus pennsylvanicus isolate mMicPen1 chromosome 2, mMicPen1.hap1, whole genome shotgun sequence DNA:
- the Fam186b gene encoding protein FAM186B translates to MEKDNPPHLVTPTSVKAIISKIEAAQLIRTQEDISTQLSDILDNVNCAINRFQEELGYDLKEKAKPHQPEQKGKKRFILLEKIASFSKDAKAKEKHLYEILRWLGDWGDSLTYEVKNRGNLEEEEALDEWIEVMEKVLPLSLMTTKGGIESLISLCSTLIEEQKKRTQMSKHNFWQNWREKNPQNSSHLPEPLSPEQMLQDKNTTCTEVSEVKSMLQELLDSAMFNKGEVKAIRYMSTVLENLSKALILQHKENKSLEIKYKHLQGEMTKELSSQRLCFQKSIRVLESKRDVLLKQVEVLGGKYQDLLMIKHTLEFQLKTVQSAAALEEPVEVFVDAPEPPEKETLPEKGVALEKAHQKLEEEKQLFFPFSPRRLAKAWDSSTAPAQPLLSAAVADSRSKDVFTAHTEHLEPVLLHSESPKFTTRWEKLVEEAPEREGKDQEDRFQEMDEVQNKSYPGKCLSPGSSRRTVLESHMEHWEEELSWETRRQQWLQEEEMWLQRQKKWALLEQEHQEKVRQWEAEAAARQQWQRLIQPEEEPGSPRKSSGEQRKGSSEKLIFTTTNRWRNLEKSEPSSAPPPSRAQSARQSRRSHLPMSAHTQQPGQGNQRTLNSAELMQTSWTRQVSNKPKKCASFPITGTSIRRVSRSSLQKAPVTSKDKVYHLNMEGQLKNLQILGSSESELLLPQYLRSKALEVTAVAMELSVLRLQCLCRKYIHYRRFQSLRQEVIKHIGAIRQMRVTYKAQNLYIFLENIDRQQNLRLQAWIDKQKDLEEKHQECLQTMATMFPKLQQEWNIHLNVPVANSAKPGKSKSPPVLLQRVRSSGATNKQPPPPKQHRESVPLRIAGQQGNQMEAVWKMDVSSSSHPIEKKTPASLPWEQLGGYPDIPRLLVVDEHPPYHRSSMAFKTRSFSASVIQRKECREPSEEPAELVRKMSSQSLPGPLQSQKDGAAPASTPASTSESPTSTGLLKT, encoded by the exons ATGGAGAAGGACAACCCGCCACACTTGGTGACTCCCACGTCAGTGAAGGCTATCATCTCAAAGATTGAGGCTGCTCAGCTAATTCGGACTCAGGAG GATATTTCCACCCAGCTCTCAGACATCCTGGACAATGTCAATTGTGCCATCAATCGTTTCCAGGAAGAACTGGGATATGActtaaaagaaaaggcaaaacctCACCAACCAGAGCAAAAAGGCAAGAAGAGATTCATCTTGCTGGAAAAAATTGCCTCCTTCTCCAAAGACGCCAAGGCTAAAGAGAAACACCTGTATGAGATCCTCCGTTGGCTGGGGGACTGGG GTGACAGTCTGACCTATGAGGTGAAGAACCGGGGAaatctggaggaagaggaagccctGGACGAATGGATCGAGGTGATGGAGAAAGTACTGCCTCTGTCCCTCATGACCACCAAAGGAGGCATCGAGTCTCTCATCTCTCTTTGCTCCACTCTCattgaagaacaaaagaaaaggacacaAA TGTCCAAACATAACTTCTGGCAGAACTGGCGGgagaaaaacccacaaaattcCTCACACCTCCCTGAGCCGCTGAGCCCAGAGCAGATGCTCCAAGACAAGAACACTACCTGCACAGAGGTCTCAGAGGTGAAGTCcatgctgcaggagctccttgaCTCCGCCATGTTCAACAAAGGGGAGGTCAAGGCCATCCGGTACATGTCTACTGTGCTGGAGAACCTCAGCAAGGCCTTGATCCTGCAGCACAAGGAGAACAAGAGTCTGGAGATAAAATACAAACACCTGCAGGGGGAGATGACCAAAGAGCTCAGCAGCCAGAGGCTGTGCTTCCAAAAATCCATCCGAGTCCTGGAAAGCAAAAGGGATGTCCTGCTAAAGCAGGTAGAGGTTCTGGGGGGTAAATACCAGGACCTCCTCATGATCAAGCATACCCTGGAATTCCAGCTGAAGACGGTTCAGTCTGCTGCTGCTCTAGAAGAACCCGTGGAGGTTTTCGTTGATGCCCCAGAACCCCCGGAGAAGGAGACCCTTCCAGAGAAAGGTGTAGCCCTGGAAAAAGCCCACCAGAAGCTCGAGGAGGAGAAACAGCTGTTTTTCCCCTTTTCCCCACGCCGCCTGGCCAAGGCCTGGGATAGCAGCACCGCACCTGCACAACCGCTACTCTCCGCCGCCGTCGCAGATTCAAGGAGCAAGGATGTGTTCACTGCCCACACCGAACACCTCGAACCTGTACTGCTGCACTCAGAGTCCCCCAAGTTCACTACACGATGGGAAAAACTGGTTGAAGAGGCCCCAGAACGTGAAGGCAAAGACCAGGAGGACCGCTTCCAAGAGATGGATGAAGTCCAAAACAAGTCCTATCCGGGGAAGTGTCTGTCCCCAGGGAGCTCCAGGAGGACGGTTTTGGAGAGCCACATGGAGCACTGGGAGGAAGAACTCAGCTGGGAGACGAGGAGGCAGCAGTGGCTGCAGGAAGAGGAGATGTGGCTCCAGCGGCAGAAGAAGTGGGCCCTGCTGGAGCAGGAGCACCAGGAAAAGGTTcggcagtgggaggcagaggcagctgccaGGCAGCAATGGCAGAGACTCATCCAGCCGGAAGAGgagccagggagccccaggaagTCCTCCGGGGAGCAGAGGAAGGGCAGTTCCGAGAAGCTGATCTTCACGACCACCAACCGATGGAGGAACCTGGAGAAGTCAGAACCATCATCAGCACCTCCCCCGAGCAGGGCACAGTCTGCTCGCCAGagcaggaggtcccatttacccatgtctgcacacacccAGCAGCCTGGCCAGGGAAACCAGAGGACCCTGAACTCGGCTGAGTTGATGCAAACATCATGGACCCGCCAGGTTTCTAATAAACCCAAGAAATGCGCTTCTTTTCCCATTACTGGCACGTCCATCCGAAGGGTGAGCCGCTCCTCTTTGCAGAAAGCCCCAGTAACCTCTAAGGACAAGGTGTATCACCTAAACATGGAGGGCCAGTTGAAGAACCTGCAGATCCTGGGTAGCTCGGAATCAGAGCTGCTACTGCCACAGTACCTGCGCAGCAAGGCCCTGGAGGTCACCGCTGTCGCCATGGAGCTGAGTGTCCTCAGGCTGCAGTGCCTGTGCAGGAAGTACATCCACTACAGACGCTTCCAGAGCCTCCG acaAGAAGTAATCAAACATATAGGAGCCATTCGACAAATGAGGGTCACCTATAAGGCCCAGAACCTCTACATCTTCCTGGAAAACATTGACCGCCAGCAAAACCTCAGGCTGCAGGCCTGGATAGACAAGCAGAAGGACCTGGAGGAGAAACACCAGGAGTGTTTGCAAACCATGGCCACCATGTTCCCTAAG CTCCAGCAAGAGTGGAACATCCACCTGAACGTCCCTGTGGCCAACTCTGCCAAGCCAGGGAAAAGCAAGTCACCTCCAGTCTTACTCCAGAGAGTCCGGTCCAGTGGTGCCACCAACAAGCAACCTCCTCCACCCAAGCAGCACCGGGAATCTGTGCCCCTGCGGATAGCTGG CCAACAAGGGAACCAGATGGAAGCCGTATGGAAGATGGATGTGTCCTCTTCAAGTCACCCAATAGAAAAGAAGACCCCCGCAAGCCTGCCCTGGGAGCAGCTAGGGGGTTACCCAGATATCCCTAGGCTATTGGTGGTAGATGAGCATCCCCCCTACCACAGAAGCTCGATGGCCTTCAAGACTCG CTCTTTCAGTGCCTCAGTGATTCAAAGAAAGGAATGCCGGGAACCCTCAGAGGAGCCAGCTGAGCTTGTCCGAAAAATGTCCAGTCAGTCGCTCCCTGGGCCCCTACAAAGCCAGAAGGATGGGGCAGCTCCAGCTTCCACTCCAGCTTCTACTAGTGAGTCTCCAACTTCTACTGGGCTACTAAAGACCTAA